A DNA window from Vigna unguiculata cultivar IT97K-499-35 chromosome 10, ASM411807v1, whole genome shotgun sequence contains the following coding sequences:
- the LOC114165190 gene encoding uncharacterized protein LOC114165190 — MDPIKYIFEKPALIGRLALWKMLLSEYDIVYVIQKAVKGSSLAKYLAQQPIEDYQSMQPDFPNEDILALFGEKEGGHHEKAWILLFDGAYNALGHGIGAMLILPENHYISMTTRLCFSCTNNVAEYEAYTMSILAAIKSKVKVLKVYGDSTLVVHQLKGEWETRDQKLIPYQTYIKGLMEPFDSIEFHHIP, encoded by the coding sequence ATGGACCCAATTAAGTATATTTTCGAAAAGCCTGCTCTCATTGGCAGATTGGCTTTGTGGAAAATGTTGCTATCAGAATATGATATAGTCTATGTGATTCAAAAAGCCGTTAAGGGAAGTTCTTTAGCAAAATATCTGGCTCAACAGCCCATTGAAGATTATCAATCTATGCAACCTGACTTCCCAAATGAGGACATTCTTGCCCTATTTGGTGAAAAGGAAggtggccatcatgaaaaggcTTGGATATTACTGTTTGATGGAGCATATAATGCACTTGGACATGGAATAGGGGCAATGCTCATTTTGCCAGAGAATCATTACATTTCGATGACAACAAGGTTGTGCTTTAGTTGTACCAATAATGTTGCAGAATACGAAGCATACACTATGAGTATTTTGGCAGCTATCAAGTCGAAGGTGAAGGTGTTGAAAGTCTATGGTGACTCGACATTGGTGGTTCATCAATTAAAAGGGGAATGGGAGACTAGAGACCAAAAGTTAATCCCTTATCAAACATACATTAAAGGATTGATGGAGCCTTTCGATTCCATTGAGTTCCATCACATTCCATGA